The Aethina tumida isolate Nest 87 chromosome 6, icAetTumi1.1, whole genome shotgun sequence genome has a segment encoding these proteins:
- the LOC126265926 gene encoding uncharacterized protein LOC126265926: protein MALAKLPKAFGLAGNFKKGYFPHLFNTLENQQYVGPLPSAEFYGPNQMKPDDRHTFLNWHQEHQNDVFNFQEEIVAYCKSDVEILMRACLSFRSMLLNECKVCPFTEATTIASACNKVFARNYLEADTIAVIPRGGYRLADNQSVIALQWLLWEENVRGITIDHAGTGREHLVGGGLKVDGFNEEQRQVFEFHGCYFHGCTSCFKFHRDTSIGGGKMDTMRNRYEATTIKTTRLRNLGFEVIEMWECNFSALLKQSCEVRDFVENHPVLATSPLNPRDGFYGGRTGNTVTYYKCNEGERIKYIDVCSLYPFVCKYGRFPLGHPTIYVGSAARDIDLSTVDGMVKCKILPPAQLYHPVLPVRMKGKLMFALCNSCGESSQQRECCHTEEERLFTGTWVIAEVVKALEKSYRIVEVFEVWTYETRQYNHAAGQPGLFTEMMNKFIKIKQEASGWPADCINDVVKQQQYFVDFEEAEKVKLTPERIENNPGLRSLAKLMLNSFWGKFGQRENQPQTTIVNDPQECFDLLAHPSKNVNSITPVNEQTVVINWEYADEAVESLPTVNVVIAAFVTAQARLKLYEYLEMLDTRVLYYDTDSVIYVSSNHFPDPPTGKFIGDMTDELEVYGIGSYITEFVSGGPKNYAYSVWSTTKQCIEHRGGACSLADKGQQPPKQMGGTCRQGRDVTPTLFVSSAPLAPEGRGES, encoded by the coding sequence atggcTCTGGCAAAGCTACCTAAAGCTTTCGGCCTTGCTGGAAACTTTAAAAAGGGTTATTTTCCACACTTGTTTAATACCCTGGAAAATCAGCAATACGTGGGTCCTTTACCATCTGCTGAATTTTACGGTCCGAATCAAATGAAGCCCGATGACCGACATACGTTTTTAAACTGGCATCAAGAGCATCAgaatgatgtttttaatttccaggAGGAAATCGTCGCATATTGCAAGTCGGACGTGGAAATACTAATGAGAGCCTGTCTTTCATTTAGGTCGATGCTTCTTAACGAGTGTAAGGTTTGTCCATTCACCGAAGCAACAACAATAGCATCAGCGTGTAATAAGGTGTTTGCACGAAACTATCTGGAAGCCGATACAATCGCCGTTATTCCCCGTGGTGGTTACCGATTGGCTGATAATCAATCGGTTATCGCTTTACAATGGTTGTTGTGGGAGGAGAACGTACGAGGAATCACCATAGACCACGCCGGTACAGGTCGAGAACACCTAGTAGGAGGAGGACTCAAAGTTGACGGTTTTAACGAGGAGCAGCGTCAGGTATTCGAGTTTCACGGTTGTTACTTCCATGGATGCACCAGCTGTTTCAAATTTCACCGAGACACATCGATTGGAGGAGGTAAAATGGATACCATGCGAAATCGTTACGAGGCCACCACCATTAAAACGACTCGACTTCGCAACCTGGGATTTGAAGTCATCGAAATGTGGGAATGTAACTTCAGCGCATTATTAAAACAGAGTTGTGAAGTGCGTGATTTTGTCGAAAACCATCCCGTGTTGGCAACATCACCATTGAATCCTCGTGACGGTTTTTATGGAGGCCGAACCGGAAACACTGTTACATACTACAAATGTAACGAGGGTGAGCGCATCAAATACATCGATGTATGTTCGTTGTACCCTTTTGTGTGCAAGTACGGCCGATTTCCTCTAGGACACCCCACAATTTATGTAGGATCTGCAGCCCGGGACATTGATTTATCCACCGTAGATGGCATggtgaaatgtaaaattttaccacCCGCGCAGTTGTACCACCCCGTTCTCCCTGTCAGGATGAAGGGAAAGTTAATGTTCGCCCTTTGCAACAGCTGTGGTGAAAGTTCACAGCAGCGTGAGTGTTGCCATACGGAGGAAGAACGATTGTTCACAGGGACATGGGTAATTGCAGAAGTCGTGAAAGCATTGGAAAAAAGCTACAGGATTGTGGAAGTGTTTGAAGTGTGGACATACGAAACGCGTCAATACAACCATGCGGCGGGTCAGCCGGGTTTATTCACAgaaatgatgaataaattcatcaaaattaaacaggaaGCCTCCGGCTGGCCCGCGGATTGCATAAACGATGTggtgaaacaacaacaatattttgtggATTTTGAAGAAGCTGAAAAAGTGAAGCTAACACCGGAACGCATCGAAAATAACCCTGGTCTTCGATCCCTCGCcaaattaatgttgaattcGTTCTGGGGAAAGTTTGGACAACGTGAAAACCAACCACAAACAACCATCGTCAACGATCCTCAGGAATGCTTTGATCTCCTTGCGCATCCGTCGAAGAATGTCAACAGTATAACTCCTGTGAATGAACAAACTGTTGTAATCAACTGGGAGTACGCCGACGAGGCTGTGGAATCTCTGCCTACTGTGAATGTGGTAATTGCAGCTTTTGTTACAGCACAGGCCCGTTTGAAGTTGTACGAATATCTAGAGATGTTGGATACACGTGTTTTATACTACGACACCGATTCCGTTATCTATGTGTCAAGCAACCATTTTCCAGATCCCCCGACTGGAAAATTCATTGGGGACATGACCGATGAGCTGGAGGTATACGGTATCGGTTCCTACATCACGGAATTTGTTTCGGGCGGGCCGAAAAATTACGCATACTCGGTGTGGTCAACGACGAAGCAGTGTATCGAACAT